One window of Paenibacillus sp. FSL K6-3182 genomic DNA carries:
- the parE gene encoding DNA topoisomerase IV subunit B, with protein sequence MSEQTDLFANTAAADRNYEADDIQVLEGLTAVRKRPGMYIGSTSSSGLHHLVWEIVDNAVDEHLAKFCSAIEVTLHKNGAVTVHDNGRGIPTGMHKTGIPTPQVVFTILHAGGKFGGGGYKKSGGLHGVGASVTNALSEWLEVDIYRDGKIHRQRFEYWIDEAGREHVGEPVRGLEIIGTTNRTGTKVTFKPDGRVFQNGTTLSYDTLAERLQEIAFLNSGLKVTIKDDRSGKQDVFHYEGGARQFVQFLNEEKTVLHDVIHFASERDDIEVEVALQYNDGYTETIASFVNSIPTRGGGTHETGFKTAYTRVMNDYARKAAMLKEKDKNLEGNDLREGMMVVINIKMSEVEFVGQTKDQLGSSSARSAVDAIVSEKMQVFLEENPQIAQMLLKKSLQASKAREAARKAREEIRSGKKRSESSNLNGKLTPAQSKDITRTELFIVEGDSAGGSAKQGRDSKYQALLPLKGKPMNPEKAKLIDILKNDEYKAIISAIGAGVGSEFVAEECNYNKIIIMTDADTDGAHIQVLLLTFFYRYMKPLIDLGRVYIAQPPLYKITRKSGKLETIRYAWTDEQLQNYLKEYGKNYELQRYKGLGEMNPDQLWETTMDPEKRTLLQVQIEDAAKAERRVSTLMGDKVDPRKRWIVENVDFMEYEE encoded by the coding sequence ATGTCTGAGCAAACAGATCTCTTCGCAAATACAGCGGCCGCAGACCGAAATTATGAGGCCGATGATATACAGGTGCTTGAAGGGTTAACAGCAGTTCGTAAAAGACCGGGCATGTACATAGGAAGTACAAGCAGTTCGGGTTTGCATCATCTCGTTTGGGAAATTGTCGATAATGCAGTCGATGAGCATTTGGCTAAATTTTGTTCGGCCATTGAAGTGACGCTGCACAAGAACGGAGCAGTAACGGTACACGATAACGGGCGTGGTATTCCTACCGGCATGCATAAGACCGGTATTCCTACACCGCAGGTCGTATTTACGATTTTGCATGCGGGCGGTAAATTTGGCGGCGGCGGATATAAGAAATCCGGCGGTCTGCACGGCGTTGGCGCATCTGTTACAAATGCTTTGTCAGAATGGCTTGAGGTTGATATTTACCGAGACGGCAAAATTCACAGACAACGCTTTGAATATTGGATCGATGAAGCGGGACGTGAGCATGTTGGTGAGCCCGTACGCGGACTTGAGATTATTGGCACTACGAATCGGACAGGCACTAAGGTTACTTTTAAGCCGGATGGCCGCGTGTTCCAGAATGGCACAACATTAAGTTATGATACGCTGGCAGAGCGTTTGCAAGAGATTGCTTTTCTAAACTCTGGATTAAAGGTAACAATTAAAGACGACCGCAGCGGCAAGCAGGATGTGTTTCATTATGAAGGCGGAGCTCGTCAATTCGTTCAGTTTTTGAATGAAGAAAAGACCGTACTGCACGATGTTATTCACTTTGCTAGTGAGCGCGATGATATTGAGGTGGAGGTAGCCCTCCAATATAATGACGGATACACGGAGACGATCGCTTCCTTCGTCAATTCCATTCCAACACGCGGCGGCGGTACGCATGAAACCGGTTTTAAAACCGCTTATACTCGCGTCATGAACGACTATGCCCGTAAAGCAGCGATGCTTAAGGAGAAAGACAAAAACCTTGAAGGCAACGATTTGCGCGAAGGCATGATGGTCGTTATTAATATCAAAATGTCTGAGGTTGAGTTTGTCGGACAAACAAAAGACCAGCTCGGAAGCTCGTCCGCGCGAAGCGCTGTTGACGCAATTGTTTCGGAGAAGATGCAGGTGTTTCTTGAGGAAAACCCTCAAATCGCACAAATGCTGTTAAAAAAATCACTTCAAGCCTCGAAAGCGAGAGAAGCAGCGCGCAAAGCGCGTGAGGAAATCCGCAGCGGCAAGAAGCGGAGCGAGAGCTCCAATCTAAATGGCAAACTAACTCCTGCGCAGTCAAAAGATATTACTCGCACGGAATTGTTTATTGTGGAAGGGGATTCAGCAGGAGGTTCAGCTAAGCAGGGCCGTGACTCGAAATATCAAGCGCTGCTGCCACTTAAGGGAAAACCAATGAATCCGGAGAAAGCCAAGCTCATCGATATTTTGAAAAACGACGAGTACAAGGCCATCATTTCTGCAATAGGGGCAGGTGTGGGTTCTGAGTTTGTCGCTGAGGAATGCAACTATAATAAAATTATTATTATGACCGATGCGGATACAGACGGCGCTCATATTCAAGTGCTGCTTCTTACTTTTTTCTATCGCTATATGAAGCCGTTAATCGATTTGGGACGCGTTTATATCGCTCAGCCGCCGCTTTACAAAATTACACGTAAATCTGGCAAGCTGGAAACGATTCGATATGCGTGGACAGATGAGCAGCTTCAAAACTATTTGAAGGAATACGGTAAAAATTATGAGCTTCAGCGTTATAAAGGGCTTGGTGAGATGAATCCTGATCAATTGTGGGAAACGACGATGGATCCAGAGAAAAGAACGCTTCTTCAGGTTCAAATCGAGGATGCAGCCAAAGCAGAACGCAGAGTATCGACGCTTATGGGTGATAAGGTAGATCCGCGTAAACGTTGGATTGTCGAGAATGTCGATTTTATGGAATATGAGGAATAG